From the genome of Ananas comosus cultivar F153 linkage group 16, ASM154086v1, whole genome shotgun sequence, one region includes:
- the LOC109722598 gene encoding spidroin-1-like: MGAGEERSTGLTLAGGEVRWRQRRSSLSPHGLGLGFQSNGGHGGGLEAQGLQQGVAGGQRDTSSAAPSGGGAGRRSRESTSARAGLGRSRLAEAAGRPAGAAXETEAAALKACGSGDDPFGRGQGAEGSQGCRRCGTRWRWQRGVEAAAQLGPQLSPACKAQAAWRRRSGRLRPATEVTWAPGKAAGQGEGGGCARLGG, from the coding sequence atgggtgcagGGGAAGAGAGGAGCACAGGGCTCACCTTAGCTGGCGGCGAGgtgcggtggcggcagcggcgaaGCAGCCTGAGCCCACACGGGTTAGGGCTCGGGTTCCAAAgcaatggcggccacggcggcggcttGGAAGCTCAGGGACTACAGCAGGGAGTTGCTGGAGGCCAAAGGGATACCTCGAGTGCGgccccgagcggcggcggcgcggggaggAGAAGTCGCGAGTCCACCTCGGCCCGAGCGGGTCTGGGGCGGTcgcggctggccgaggcggcggggCGGCCGGCAGGGGCGGCGNTAGAGACCGAGGCGGCGGCGCTAAAGGCGTGCGGCAGTGGCGACGACCCCTTCGGCCGGGGGCAGGGTGCCGAAGGGTCTCAGGGTTGTCGCCGGTGCGGCACGAGGTGGCGGTGGCAGCGCGGAGTGGAGGCGGCGGCTCAGCTCGGCCCCCAGCTCAGCCCGGCTTGCAAGGCCCAAGCGGcgtggcggcggcgctcggggcgGTTGAGACCGGCGACGGAGGTCACCTGGGCTCCAGGGAAGGCAGCAGGGCAGGGCGAAGGCGGCGGCTGCGCGCGGCTAGGAGGCTAG